One sulfur-oxidizing endosymbiont of Gigantopelta aegis genomic region harbors:
- a CDS encoding fructosamine kinase family protein yields MIHWQPITEHISQTLNISLQLSNHLSVGGGSINSCYQITGTDGQEFFVKLNSIALESMFQVEFDALNELSQALSNTDSAIRVPEPICFGHTDNNSYLVLEYLPLDARGNHQAFGIALAKMHQITAKQHGWYQNNVIGSTPQSNAQHPDWLTFWREQRLLPQFNMLYDKGHKRRLQPLADILLEQLSTILDNHQPVPSLLHGDLWSGNYAFQTANQPVLFDPALYYGDRETDMAMTELFGGFSADFYQAYQATWPLDEGYQQRKTLYNLYHILNHANLFGSSYLNQAISMIEKLCKSDF; encoded by the coding sequence ATGATTCATTGGCAACCTATCACTGAGCACATCAGTCAAACACTGAATATTTCACTGCAACTCAGCAACCACCTCAGTGTCGGTGGAGGCAGTATCAACTCATGTTATCAGATCACAGGAACAGATGGTCAGGAATTTTTCGTTAAACTGAATTCAATCGCACTGGAAAGTATGTTTCAGGTTGAGTTTGATGCTTTAAATGAATTATCACAGGCTCTGTCCAACACCGATTCGGCCATTCGTGTGCCTGAACCCATTTGCTTTGGGCATACGGATAATAATAGCTATCTGGTACTGGAATATTTACCTTTGGATGCACGAGGTAATCATCAAGCCTTTGGCATAGCGCTGGCAAAAATGCATCAAATCACTGCCAAGCAACATGGCTGGTATCAAAATAATGTGATTGGCAGTACTCCGCAAAGCAATGCACAGCATCCTGATTGGCTGACATTCTGGCGTGAGCAACGACTACTACCACAATTCAACATGCTCTACGATAAGGGACATAAAAGGCGCTTGCAGCCACTTGCAGACATCTTATTAGAACAATTAAGCACGATTTTAGACAATCATCAGCCTGTGCCCTCATTGTTGCATGGTGATTTGTGGTCAGGCAATTATGCTTTCCAAACAGCCAATCAACCGGTGCTTTTTGATCCGGCCTTATATTATGGTGACAGAGAAACCGATATGGCCATGACAGAACTGTTTGGTGGGTTCAGCGCTGATTTTTATCAAGCCTATCAAGCAACCTGGCCCTTAGATGAAGGCTATCAACAACGAAAAACACTGTATAATTTATACCACATACTCAATCATGCTAATTTATTTGGTTCTTCTTATCTTAATCAGGCCATTAGTATGATAGAAAAACTGTGTAAATCAGATTTTTAG
- a CDS encoding primosomal protein N', which translates to MPEEKLKAALSIVQVAVPTPLRRKFDYLLPDDIDSEQVLPGMRVLVPFGRTKQIAVVLAMAAKTDIELKKLRPIVKVLDKKPILPTDIIQLLNWVATYYHHPIGEVFQAALPVHFRKKESASTQEQRLWFLTEEAKKADWDCLKRAVRQRSILEQLKKYPEGLTKEQIASEQEGQWQSALKTLQKKNWLQEQVQAHIPYQYCLPDSASDTAIIKNPGLSLNEEQQSAVANLLSRDDYFSASLIDGITGSGKTEVYLSVIEQQLNNARQVLVLVPEIGLTPQLIYRFEHRFSVIIATLHSGLNNTQRMKIWQQAASGEIRILIGTRSAVFTPMPDLGVIIIDEEHDLSFKQQDGIRYSAKDIALVRANYADIPIMLGSATPSMESLYLCQQEKMTHLKLRQRAGKARPPEVHLIDIRGQYLQHGMSRTLIDLIKQHLAKENQVLLFQNRRGYSPVLLCNKCGWISHCHRCDAKLTYHRQRNHLRCHHCQIEQPLPAQCPECGHGDLSQLGVGTERVEKVVREIFPEIEVIRIDRDTTQRKGAMQNLLEQARDGKQQILIGTQMLAKGHHFPNVTLVAILDIDQGLYSVDFRAPERLAQLIVQVSGRAGREEKKGQVVLQTAHPEDEMLNTLLSQGYAGFAANALAERKAILLPPYAYQALIRAEANHINNYQAFLEYCFQTMSAIKQNLSSKSDVQFLGPVPAPMEKKAGKFRGQLLVQSSQRKELHRILQDLIWNVELTKAAQRVRWSIDIDPQELY; encoded by the coding sequence ATGCCAGAAGAAAAATTAAAAGCAGCCTTAAGTATTGTGCAAGTAGCTGTACCCACTCCCTTGCGTAGAAAATTTGATTATTTGCTACCGGATGACATTGATTCAGAACAGGTTTTGCCGGGTATGCGTGTGCTGGTTCCCTTTGGTCGTACCAAACAAATTGCTGTGGTACTGGCAATGGCAGCAAAAACAGATATTGAGTTAAAAAAACTCCGGCCTATTGTTAAGGTGCTGGACAAAAAACCTATTTTGCCAACTGATATTATTCAATTATTGAATTGGGTAGCGACTTATTATCATCACCCCATTGGTGAAGTCTTTCAAGCCGCATTGCCCGTGCATTTTCGTAAAAAAGAATCCGCAAGCACTCAGGAGCAGCGATTATGGTTCTTGACGGAGGAGGCGAAAAAAGCTGATTGGGATTGTTTAAAACGTGCTGTGCGTCAGCGCAGTATTTTAGAGCAATTAAAAAAATACCCTGAAGGTTTAACAAAAGAGCAAATTGCCAGTGAACAGGAAGGGCAATGGCAAAGTGCATTAAAAACCTTGCAGAAAAAAAACTGGTTACAAGAGCAAGTCCAGGCGCATATCCCCTATCAATATTGTTTGCCGGATAGTGCGAGTGATACGGCTATTATTAAAAATCCCGGCTTATCACTTAATGAAGAACAACAAAGTGCTGTTGCAAACCTGCTGAGTCGAGATGATTATTTTAGTGCCAGTTTGATTGATGGGATAACTGGCAGTGGTAAAACGGAAGTGTATCTGTCGGTGATCGAGCAGCAATTGAATAATGCCCGTCAGGTATTAGTATTAGTGCCGGAAATTGGTCTGACCCCGCAATTGATTTATCGTTTTGAACACCGTTTTTCGGTGATTATCGCGACCCTGCACTCTGGTTTAAATAATACCCAGCGGATGAAAATATGGCAGCAAGCGGCTAGTGGTGAAATTCGTATTTTAATTGGCACCCGTTCGGCTGTTTTTACCCCCATGCCAGATTTGGGGGTGATCATTATTGATGAAGAACATGACTTGTCATTTAAGCAACAAGATGGCATTCGCTATTCCGCTAAGGACATTGCTCTAGTCAGAGCGAATTATGCTGATATTCCGATTATGTTGGGCTCGGCAACCCCCTCGATGGAATCGCTTTATCTTTGTCAGCAAGAAAAAATGACTCACTTAAAACTGCGTCAAAGAGCAGGTAAGGCACGACCACCGGAAGTGCATTTGATTGATATTCGCGGCCAGTATTTACAACATGGTATGAGTCGGACGCTGATTGATTTAATTAAACAGCATTTAGCCAAAGAAAATCAGGTTTTATTATTCCAAAATCGCCGTGGCTATTCGCCGGTTTTATTATGTAACAAATGCGGTTGGATCAGTCATTGTCACCGCTGCGATGCCAAGCTCACCTATCATCGACAGCGTAATCATTTACGCTGTCACCACTGTCAGATAGAACAACCTTTGCCAGCACAATGTCCCGAATGTGGTCATGGTGACTTATCGCAATTGGGCGTGGGGACTGAACGAGTCGAAAAAGTGGTGCGGGAGATTTTTCCAGAGATCGAAGTGATCCGTATTGATCGGGATACCACCCAGCGCAAAGGTGCCATGCAGAACCTTCTGGAACAGGCACGCGATGGCAAGCAGCAAATTCTAATTGGTACGCAAATGCTAGCCAAGGGACACCACTTTCCCAATGTCACCTTAGTGGCTATTTTAGATATTGATCAGGGGCTTTATTCCGTTGATTTTCGTGCCCCGGAACGCCTGGCACAATTGATCGTACAGGTCTCTGGTCGAGCGGGTAGGGAAGAGAAAAAAGGTCAGGTGGTATTGCAAACGGCTCATCCGGAAGATGAAATGCTCAATACCTTGCTCAGCCAAGGCTATGCCGGTTTTGCTGCTAATGCCTTAGCGGAGCGCAAAGCTATTCTTCTACCGCCTTATGCCTATCAGGCTTTAATTCGAGCAGAAGCGAATCACATAAATAATTATCAGGCTTTTCTTGAGTATTGTTTCCAGACGATGAGCGCGATTAAACAGAACTTATCAAGTAAGAGTGATGTACAGTTTCTTGGTCCTGTTCCAGCACCGATGGAGAAAAAAGCAGGGAAATTCAGGGGACAACTCCTCGTGCAGTCTAGCCAAAGAAAAGAATTACACCGTATTTTACAAGATTTAATTTGGAATGTGGAATTGACTAAAGCCGCACAACGAGTGCGCTGGTCAATTGATATCGATCCTCAGGAATTGTATTAA
- a CDS encoding ATP-binding protein — MIKRNIEYELHQLLKEYPIVTILGPRQAGKTTLAKNALENYAYCNLEQPENREFAESDPKAFLKQFGSFVILDEIQRVPQLLSYIQVQVDENQMNGEFVLTGSHQLELNQAISQSLAGRTGILKLFPLTISELSHAQISFDRFEDYVFHGFLPRIYDHHQRPGQAYSNYYQTYVERDVRQLINLKNTLLFEKFIKLLAGRVGQLFNYNSLANDVGVDTKTIKNWLSILEASFIIFKLPPFFENYGKRVVKTPKYYFVDVGLLAFLLGIEKPEQISRDPLVGNIFENLIVMEYLKSRLNEGKISNLYFYRDSNGFGVDLILQNGRDITAIEIKSSSTYSERQFKNLNKLKQISANIKFCYLIYNAETRVFSDHKKAIHFDQVELFNKQS; from the coding sequence ATGATTAAACGTAATATAGAATATGAATTACACCAATTGCTTAAAGAGTACCCTATTGTGACAATATTAGGTCCTCGACAGGCAGGTAAAACAACCTTGGCCAAAAATGCTTTAGAAAATTATGCCTACTGCAATCTTGAACAGCCGGAAAACAGAGAATTTGCAGAGTCCGATCCTAAAGCATTTTTAAAGCAATTTGGCTCTTTTGTTATTCTTGATGAAATTCAGCGAGTACCGCAATTATTAAGCTATATTCAAGTACAAGTTGATGAAAATCAAATGAATGGTGAATTTGTTCTGACGGGTTCACATCAATTAGAATTAAACCAAGCGATTAGCCAATCATTGGCAGGACGCACAGGGATATTAAAATTATTTCCTTTAACTATTTCAGAATTAAGTCATGCCCAAATAAGCTTTGATCGTTTCGAGGATTATGTATTTCATGGTTTCTTACCTCGGATCTATGATCATCATCAAAGACCCGGGCAAGCCTATTCAAACTATTACCAAACCTATGTTGAACGTGATGTCAGACAACTAATCAATCTCAAAAACACCCTATTGTTTGAAAAATTTATTAAATTATTGGCTGGGAGAGTCGGTCAGTTATTTAATTATAATTCATTAGCCAATGATGTGGGTGTTGACACAAAAACCATAAAAAATTGGCTCTCTATTCTTGAAGCCTCATTCATTATTTTTAAACTCCCTCCTTTTTTCGAAAATTATGGTAAACGTGTTGTTAAAACCCCTAAATACTACTTTGTTGATGTGGGTTTATTAGCCTTCTTGTTGGGCATTGAAAAACCCGAACAAATATCGAGAGACCCCTTAGTCGGCAATATTTTTGAAAATTTAATCGTGATGGAATACCTTAAAAGCAGGCTAAATGAGGGTAAGATTTCTAATTTATATTTCTATCGAGACAGCAATGGCTTTGGGGTCGATTTAATCCTACAAAATGGTCGCGATATAACAGCCATTGAAATAAAATCAAGCTCAACATATTCTGAACGACAGTTTAAAAATTTAAATAAATTAAAACAAATAAGTGCCAATATAAAATTCTGTTACTTGATATACAATGCTGAAACAAGAGTTTTTAGTGATCATAAAAAAGCCATTCATTTCGACCAAGTCGAGTTATTCAATAAGCAAAGCTGA